Proteins encoded by one window of Cannabis sativa cultivar Pink pepper isolate KNU-18-1 chromosome 4, ASM2916894v1, whole genome shotgun sequence:
- the LOC115714822 gene encoding pectinesterase inhibitor-like, with amino-acid sequence MAFNVCKSFSMVFLGMAILLVLAGPAHGRRLSRKGRSSGGDICRGADYPAVCRAAVKGQKNPFVATQVALKQLISSTQGAKKSASKGGKGSQVLGICKENYDDALDNLQSSLNKMRAHDKGSFNSYVSASLTDFVTCDDAFSEMGITSPLSKNNARLRRMASNILYLATLWR; translated from the coding sequence atggcTTTCAACGTGTGTAAATCTTTCTCAATGGTCTTTCTGGGAATGgctattttattagttttagcCGGCCCAGCCCACGGCCGTCGGCTCAGCCGTAAAGGTCGTAGCTCAGGCGGCGATATTTGCCGTGGAGCCGACTACCCAGCCGTATGCCGAGCCGCCGTTAAGGGCCAGAAGAACCCGTTCGTGGCCACACAAGTGGCGTTAAAGCAATTGATTTCGTCGACTCAGGGTGCGAAAAAATCGGCGTCAAAAGGGGGAAAAGGGTCACAGGTTCTTGGGATCTGTAAAGAAAATTACGATGATGCCCTTGATAATCTACAGTCAAGTTTGAACAAGATGAGGGCCCACGATAAGGGCAGTTTTAATAGCTACGTGTCAGCGTCACTGACCGATTTTGTCACGTGCGACGATGCGTTTTCGGAAATGGGTATTACTTCACCGCTCTCCAAAAACAACGCAAGGCTCCGCCGAATGGCAAGTAATATCTTGTATTTAGCCACTTTGTGGCGCTAA
- the LOC115713094 gene encoding uncharacterized protein LOC115713094, whose product MKVDTEKEDEVWFHVGRNDMRFGRIEFGLITGLPMGSAPTGEEIHAKSNDHLVRTYFEGKSSVQLDSLMLQLERCEDKDDAYKLGLIAFIEGVLVSKEGNVQVWPEMLKFVNDLDFFFKYPWGERAFRKLMETLGKNMQHYKDNVDKKKGKKIAQEAKYTVSDYVPAFQYWAYEAIEKLGKKYAHCNGTKFPRMLSWKTPEGQRKQDVKATDIALLFNSRLVVKKCLFPRPSEEAYFKSINEGRAPLCFEMDVEQTVDVDGTQESVFETQAKTINEAVTKANLVPPPPTPEVHEPSTSAGPSAPTSTTVDTDLVKRLDSIEARLEKLESQQEAVMLAQTGLVNSHLNMRRSFTESQKDLKETLLAKMDELMAMVKGAPTPGEPTPAPQNEEQQASDNEDVFPEDWEADDNEASSTPLEAIITAIGDTQSQDEVLLLPAPPENVPFVRKRKPPTYLNDYTAEKKKRRVLPENVDPERPADRRLLRTFKRWLIGDIPNARPRNVHTGVGDVKFFTVLFLRSEWLHDDVSI is encoded by the exons atgaaagtggacacagaaaagGAGGATGAGGTTTGGTTTCATGTAGGGAGAAATGACATGAGATTCGGACGGATAGAGTTTGGACTCATTACTGGCTTACCTATGGGTAGTGCCCCTACAGGCGAGGAAATACACGCCAAGTCCAACGACCATCTAGTTCGGACTTATTTTGAAGGGAAGAGTTCTGTTCAGTTGGACTCCCTTATGCTCCAACTTGAGAGGTGCGAAGATAAAGATGATGCCTACAAGCTTGGACTGATCGCTTTCATTGAAGGTGTATTAGTATCAAAGGAGGGCAATGTCCAAGTTTGGCCTGAGATGTTGAAGTTTGTTAACGATCTCGACTTCTTCTTTAAGTATCCGTGGGGCGAGCGCGCTTTTCGTAAGCTGATGGAGACATTAGGAAAGAATATGCAACATTACAAGGATAATGTTGACAAGAAGAAGGGGAAGAAGATTGCTCAGGAGGCAAAGTACACAGTTAGTGACTATGTACCTGCCTTTCAGTACTGGGCATACGAAGCAATTGAGAAGTTGGGGAAGAAGTATGCCCACTGCAACGGGACCAAGTTCCCCAGAATGTTGAGCTGGAAAACACCGGAGGGCCAGCGGAAACAAGATGTCAAGGCAACCGACATTGCACTGTTATTCAACAGTCGG tTGGTGGTGAAGAAGTGCTTGTTTCCCCGGCCCAGTGAAGAGGCATACTTCAAGAGTATTAATGAGGGTAGAGCCCCTCTTTGCTTTGAGATGGACGTAGAACAAACGGTGGACGTTGATGGTACACAGGAATCTGTGTTTGAAACTCAAGCGAAGACCATCAACGAGGCCGTGACAAAGGCAAATTTAGTTCCACCACCACCGACACCTGAAGTACACGAGCCATCTACTTCAGCAGGTCCTTCTGCTCCAACCAGTACAACTGTGGACACTGACCTTGTAAAGAGGTTGGATAGCATTGAGGCCCGGCTGGAGAAGCTTGAGTCCCAGCAGGAAGCCGTCATGTTGGCACAGACGGGGTTAGTAAATAGCCATCTCAATATGAGGCGGTCCTTCACAGAGAGTCAGAAAGATCTGAAGGAGACTCTACTGGCTAAGATGGACGAGTTGATGGCTATGGTAAAAGGAGCCCCCACACCTGGAGAGCCCACACCTGCACCGCAAAATGAGGAACAACAGGCGAGTGATAACGAAGATGTCTTCCCAGAAGATTGGGAAGCAGATGATAACGAGGCATCGTCAACTCCATTGGAAGCAATCATCACGGCCATTGGGGATACACAATCACAGGACGAAGTCCTACTTCTACCTGCACCCCCAGAAAATGTGCCATTTGTGAGGAAGAGGAAGCCGCCAACGTACTTGAACGACTACACTGCGGAAAAGAAAAAGAGGCGAGTTCTTCCAGAGAACGTAGACCCGGAGAGACCAGCAGACCGTAGATTGCTTCGTACGTTCAAGAGGTGGTTGATTGGAGACATTCCCAATGCTCGACCTAGGAATGTGCACACCGGTGTTGGCGATGTGAAGTTCTTCACAGTTTTGTTTCTTAGGTCGGAGTGGCTTCACGATGATGTAAGTATTTAa